A genome region from Brassica oleracea var. oleracea cultivar TO1000 chromosome C2, BOL, whole genome shotgun sequence includes the following:
- the LOC106324079 gene encoding uncharacterized protein LOC106324079 produces the protein MMQQLLQGQQIQGEALNQVTTDINSRMNEMFNDLSTKYDNVASHMRQMDVQIAQTAESVKRHQGTLPGKTDKSPKECSAVALRSGRNLLDTVPKKLSAAEKGKQKEGEQPRSEAPPLSDEEPKQSAETDPNPVATPVEPVPPREYTPKVPYLVPAKTSRKDREETKCKKMLEDLTIKLPLMDAIQMIPSMRSLMKGLISGKVTGDSELLMVSKECTAVLKNKPIKKLDDPGKLGFTDFKLTRISLVFADRSVSSPVDILEDLRVQVGNMFVPTDFVVLEVDEQPRDPLILGRPFLCTAGAIIDVRQGRIDLHL, from the exons ATGATGCAGCAGTTGCTCCAGGGTCAGCAAATTCAAGGGGAAGCGTTGAATCAAGTCACCACAGACATTAACTCCAGGATGAACGAAATGTTCAATGACTTGAGTACCAAATACGATAACGTAGCCAGCCATATGCGTCAGATGGACGTTCAGATCGCCCAGACAGCCGAGAGCGTTAAGAGACATCAAGGTACTCTACCTGGAAAGACCGATAAAAGCCCTAAGGAATGCAGTGCCGTAGCACTAAGGAGTGGAAGAAATTTACTGGATACAGTCCCTAAGAAGTTGTCAGCAGCGGAGAAGGGTAAGCAAAAGGAGGGTGAGCAACCACGATCTGAAGCACCCCCTTTATCTGACGAGGAACCAAAACAGTCTGCTGAGACTGATCCAAACCCTGTCGCTACACCTGTGGAGCCTGTTCCTCCGCGTGAATACACCCCTAAGGTTCCATACCTTGTTCCAGCAAAGACATCTCGCAAGGATCGGGAGGAGACAAAGTGTAAAAAGATGCTAGAGGATCTAACTATCAAGTTACCTCTTATGGATGCGATCCAGATGATACCTTCTATGCGCAGTTTGATGAAAGGTTTGATCTCTGGCAAGGTAACTGGCGATAGTGAGCTATTGATGGTTTCAAAGGAGTGCACCGCGGTACTTAAGAACAAGCCGATTAAGAAATTGGATGATCCAGGCAA ATTGGGCTTCACGGACTTCAAACTGACAAGAATCTCCCTGGTGTTCGCTGACAGATCAGTCTCGTCACCGGTGGATATTCTGGAAGACCTTCGGGTCCAAGTGGGCAACATGTTTGTTCCGACAGATTTTGTGGTTTTGGAGGTTGACGAGCAACCAAGAGATCCACTCATCCTAGGTCGTCCTTTCTTGTGCACAGCTGGTGCGATCATTGATGTTCGACAAGGAAGGATTGATCTTCACCTATGA